In Chryseobacterium lactis, a single genomic region encodes these proteins:
- a CDS encoding patatin-like phospholipase family protein, whose translation MKKLLILLGIVFSFIIKSQQRNDSLNIALQNVTKDTKFGLALSGGGAKGFAHIGILKMIDSLGIKVDYITGTSMGGILGGLYAMGYNADQLKQTVYKVDWNRILSNKVPYSKVNISEKDEYDKYILEFPVVKGIPTLPSSYIEGQYMGEVLNTLTFNAKHINDFSKLRIPVQLTSSDIENGGLIMQKKGSLPLAIRATLAIPAAFAPVYIDGKLLVDGGLDRNFPANEVHQMGADFVIGGYTGFRLFTKKEMENPMKMIYQTHAIRSVEDFKHQKALSDILVDFVDPLGDITTKDFARYRRIIKIGEKEAKKHLPEFVALAETQRKLGIIYDHKMIEEVKLPTTKFTFNEEDGTPIKDEVEIEVIKRQLELTEGKYYDVKTVNAAIDRVFGMRQYVKVYYTYTNVGDGLVMNIFVKRAKKGAFKLALHYDNEQSVGIIVNYTYRNILLNRSRFLATVDISERFKARLAYQQFLGKGDRWWFDVEAKMSHLKSNDLTFRLNSVSDDDSSTRFPNHMYRNITGKIALNYNISPNAFFSLGTEFNSERMYTLLDKIDQAKTENFNKKLYNHSNFNTFLKFEQNNLNKKYYFTKGNHLQVNTRVYYGDTYKLYDLDTVQPLLYSILNPEQSYYFKPRNLVSFTLNENFAYPITRRLAAKINLFLGASFGSVKEDQIPYLFLNEKYNIGGSEYNSDLMNPEFNGLRQKELPTNSIAKMGVSLQYRIMKRLYLAPSFSYGKISDEFSPFTNTFNMFGYGLNLGYESLIGPININVSRNNQLDFSRIYLSVGFKF comes from the coding sequence ATGAAAAAGCTTCTGATCCTTTTAGGTATAGTTTTCTCTTTTATTATTAAATCCCAGCAAAGAAACGATTCTCTGAATATCGCACTGCAAAACGTAACCAAAGACACTAAATTTGGTCTTGCACTGAGTGGAGGCGGAGCAAAAGGTTTTGCTCATATCGGAATTCTGAAAATGATTGACTCTTTAGGAATAAAGGTGGATTATATTACAGGAACAAGTATGGGAGGAATTTTAGGTGGATTGTATGCAATGGGATATAATGCTGATCAGCTGAAACAAACCGTCTATAAAGTAGATTGGAACAGAATTCTGAGTAATAAAGTTCCTTACAGTAAAGTTAATATCAGCGAAAAAGACGAATATGATAAATATATTCTGGAATTCCCTGTCGTAAAAGGAATTCCTACGCTTCCCAGTTCGTACATTGAAGGACAATATATGGGTGAGGTATTGAATACGCTTACCTTTAACGCAAAGCATATCAATGACTTCAGTAAGTTGCGTATACCTGTGCAACTTACTTCTTCTGATATTGAAAACGGAGGCCTTATTATGCAAAAGAAAGGATCTTTACCTCTGGCTATTCGCGCTACTTTGGCAATACCGGCTGCTTTTGCTCCGGTTTATATTGATGGAAAACTTTTGGTAGATGGTGGGCTGGATCGGAATTTCCCGGCTAATGAAGTCCATCAGATGGGTGCAGATTTCGTTATTGGCGGCTACACGGGTTTCAGGTTATTTACGAAAAAAGAAATGGAAAATCCGATGAAAATGATTTATCAGACCCATGCCATCCGTTCTGTAGAAGATTTTAAACATCAAAAAGCTTTATCTGATATTCTTGTAGATTTTGTAGACCCTCTGGGAGATATTACAACGAAGGATTTTGCCAGATATAGAAGGATTATTAAAATCGGTGAAAAAGAAGCTAAAAAACACCTTCCTGAATTCGTAGCATTGGCGGAAACTCAAAGGAAATTGGGTATTATATACGATCATAAAATGATTGAGGAAGTAAAACTACCCACTACAAAGTTTACATTTAATGAAGAAGATGGTACCCCCATTAAAGATGAAGTTGAAATTGAAGTCATAAAGCGTCAGCTGGAGCTTACAGAAGGGAAGTACTATGATGTAAAGACCGTGAATGCAGCTATAGACAGAGTATTCGGTATGCGTCAGTATGTAAAAGTATATTATACGTACACTAATGTTGGAGATGGCCTGGTGATGAATATTTTTGTTAAGAGAGCAAAAAAGGGCGCTTTCAAGCTTGCGCTTCACTATGATAATGAACAATCGGTAGGGATTATTGTTAACTATACCTACAGGAACATTCTTTTGAACAGATCAAGATTTCTGGCAACGGTGGATATTTCAGAACGTTTCAAAGCCAGATTGGCATATCAGCAGTTTTTGGGTAAAGGTGATCGTTGGTGGTTTGATGTTGAAGCGAAAATGAGTCATCTTAAAAGTAATGATTTAACTTTCAGGTTGAATAGCGTTAGTGATGACGATAGCAGCACGAGATTTCCAAACCATATGTACAGGAATATAACCGGCAAAATTGCATTAAATTATAACATTTCACCCAATGCATTTTTTTCTTTGGGAACCGAATTCAACTCAGAAAGAATGTACACTTTACTGGATAAGATCGATCAGGCAAAAACGGAAAACTTTAATAAAAAATTATACAATCATAGTAATTTCAATACTTTTTTGAAATTTGAACAGAATAATCTTAATAAGAAATATTACTTTACAAAAGGAAATCACCTTCAGGTCAATACACGTGTTTATTACGGTGATACTTACAAATTATATGATCTGGATACGGTGCAGCCATTACTGTATTCTATATTAAATCCTGAACAGAGCTACTATTTTAAACCCAGAAATCTGGTTTCATTTACGTTAAATGAAAATTTTGCATATCCTATTACAAGAAGGCTGGCAGCTAAAATTAATCTGTTTTTAGGAGCAAGTTTTGGCTCAGTAAAAGAAGATCAGATCCCTTATCTTTTTCTTAATGAAAAGTACAATATCGGTGGCAGTGAATACAATAGTGATCTGATGAATCCTGAATTCAACGGACTTCGGCAGAAAGAATTACCTACAAATTCAATAGCTAAAATGGGCGTATCATTACAGTACAGAATCATGAAAAGACTATATCTGGCACCTTCTTTCAGTTATGGTAAGATCAGTGATGAATTTTCTCCTTTTACAAACACTTTTAATATGTTTGGCTATGGTCTGAACCTGGGATATGAATCTCTGATAGGGCCTATTAATATTAATGTTTCCAGGAATAATCAGCTCGATTTTTCAAGGATATACCTTAGCGTCGGATTTAAATTTTAA